In Amphiprion ocellaris isolate individual 3 ecotype Okinawa chromosome 3, ASM2253959v1, whole genome shotgun sequence, one genomic interval encodes:
- the exosc6 gene encoding exosome complex component MTR3 → MPTDTKRVRGPEVSQSPSLFLCRPPVVLPSQGPRADGRQRDQVDVRPVFVRCGLVSQAKGSAYIEAGNTKLMCCVYGPRETERKDETDMKCGRLTTDMRFAPFSCPERGSWIQGSQDKDFSLMLHESLQPAVCLHKYPRSQIEVNVMVLENSGSVLAHAITCASLALADAGIEMYDLVLGCSIRQDGASCVVDPSYMEENYCSSASSENQGGLTVAFLPSLNQISGLQSDGEMTEEILTAGVRTCIEGCYKLYPVIQQALAKAVRKAAPPPSES, encoded by the exons ATGCCAACTGACACCAAACGTGTTCGCGGCCCAGAAGTGTCTCAGAGCCCGTCTCTGTTCCTTTGCCGACCCCCGGTGGTCCTCCCGTCGCAGGGCCCCAGAGCGGACGGTCGGCAGCGGGACCAGGTGGACGTCCGGCCGGTGTTTGTGCGCTGCGGCCTGGTGAGCCAAGCTAAAGGCTCTGCGTACATCGAGGCTGGAAACACCAAGTTGATGTGCTGCGTTTACGGCCCCAGAGAAACAGAACGGAAAGATGAGACAGATATGAAATGTGGAAG aCTGACTACTGACATGCGCTTTGCTCCGTTCTCCTGCCCGGAGAGGGGCTCCTGGATTCAGGGGAGCCAGGACAAGGACTTCTCCCTGATGCTTCATGAGAGTCTCCAGCCGGCCGTTTGCCTCCATAAATACCCCCGCAGTCAGATCGAGGTCAACGTGATGGTTCTGGAGAACAGCGGCTCGGTCCTGGCCCACGCCATCACATGCGCCTCTCTAGCACTTGCAGACGCAGGGATTGAAATGTACGACCTGGTGCTGGGATGTTCCATTCGCCAGGATGGAGCCTCTTGCGTGGTCGACCCTTCTTACATGGAGGAAAACTACTGCAGTTCAGCCAGCAGTGAGAACCAAGGAGGTCTGACCGTTGCCTTCCTCCCCAGCCTCAACCAGATTTCTGGGCTGCAGTCAGACGGAGAAATGACTGAAGAGATTCTGACAGCCGGAGTTCGGACCTGCATTGAGGGCTGCTATAAACTGTACCCGGTCATACAGCAAGCTCTGGCTAAGGCTGTTCGCAAAGCAGCTCCTCCACCATCAGAGAGCTGA